Proteins encoded by one window of Pseudomonas tructae:
- a CDS encoding peptidylprolyl isomerase, giving the protein MASGCGCGGSNGGGGGCGSSTVVDSTVIEAGPGALAVEIEPPVQLIASSEQEWPIISVNAVPISPEALAQELQYHPAADREEAIYMASRALVIRELMQQRIAELGLSVQVGAGEHQEEAATRLLLEREVQVPICDEATCQRYYDSNRGRFHSAPLLAVRHILLECAPDDAEARSLALVQAEILHERLLQFPEQFAELAQKYSACPSKAQGGELGQISKGQTVPELERQLFTLAPGLALKPLESRYGWHLVSVDQRIEGQALPYEAVATAIRTQLQQGVWQKALVQYLQTLIGAADIRGIRLQGADSPLVQ; this is encoded by the coding sequence ATGGCTAGCGGATGTGGATGTGGCGGCAGTAACGGTGGCGGCGGTGGTTGCGGGTCTTCGACCGTCGTTGATTCGACGGTCATTGAGGCCGGGCCAGGTGCCCTGGCAGTGGAAATCGAACCGCCGGTGCAACTGATCGCCAGCAGTGAACAGGAATGGCCGATCATCAGTGTCAATGCTGTACCGATCAGCCCCGAGGCCCTGGCCCAGGAGCTGCAATACCACCCGGCCGCCGATCGCGAGGAGGCCATCTACATGGCCTCCCGCGCCCTGGTGATTCGCGAGCTGATGCAGCAGCGCATTGCCGAGCTGGGGTTGTCGGTGCAGGTCGGCGCCGGTGAGCACCAGGAGGAAGCGGCCACGCGCTTGCTGCTCGAGCGCGAGGTGCAGGTGCCGATCTGTGACGAGGCCACCTGCCAGCGCTATTACGACAGCAACCGCGGGCGCTTTCACAGTGCGCCGCTGCTGGCGGTGCGGCACATCCTGCTCGAATGCGCGCCTGACGATGCCGAGGCGCGCAGCCTGGCGCTGGTGCAGGCCGAGATCCTCCATGAACGCCTGCTGCAGTTCCCCGAGCAGTTTGCCGAACTTGCGCAGAAGTACTCGGCCTGCCCGTCGAAGGCCCAGGGCGGCGAGCTGGGGCAGATCAGCAAGGGCCAGACGGTGCCGGAGCTGGAGCGCCAGTTGTTCACCCTGGCGCCGGGGCTGGCGCTCAAGCCCCTGGAAAGCCGTTACGGCTGGCACCTGGTCAGTGTCGACCAGCGTATCGAAGGCCAGGCCTTGCCATATGAAGCGGTGGCCACGGCGATCCGCACCCAGTTGCAGCAGGGCGTGTGGCAAAAAGCGCTGGTGCAGTACCTGCAAACCCTGATCGGTGCCGCCGACATTCGCGGCATCCGCTTGCAGGGCGCCGATTCACCGCTGGTGCAATAA
- a CDS encoding NarK family nitrate/nitrite MFS transporter has translation MSVLKQPDKGPVIHDWRPEDPAFWGRSGKKTATRNLWISIPALLLAFAVWMVWSTVIVRLNAIGFSFSTDQLFWLAALPGLSGATFRVFYSFMVPIFGGRRWTALSTASLLAPALWMGFAVQDPNTPYSVFVMIALLCGFGGGNFASSMSNISFFYPKSQQGTALGLNAGLGNLGVSVMQFCVPLVITFGLFGALGGQPQVLADGGRLWLQNAGFIWVPFILLVTVLAWFGMNDLSSAKASFSEQAVIFKRKHNWLMCWLYLATFGSFIGFSAAFPLLIKTAFPQVNALTFAFLGPLVGALVRPLGGWLADKLGGARVTLWNFVLMIVMVFGVLAFIPAQGESGNFYGFLGMFMLLFITTGIGNGSTFRMIPVIFRTLHEKAASGKGAAAREQALKDAGKESAAVLGFSSAMGAFGAFFIPKTFGSSMALTGGPQMAFYMFVGFYLSCIVVTWWWYARKGAATPC, from the coding sequence ATGTCGGTTCTTAAACAGCCTGACAAAGGCCCGGTGATTCACGACTGGCGCCCTGAAGACCCTGCATTCTGGGGCCGCAGCGGCAAGAAAACCGCGACCCGCAACCTGTGGATCTCGATCCCCGCACTGCTGCTGGCCTTTGCCGTGTGGATGGTCTGGAGCACGGTGATCGTGCGCCTGAATGCCATCGGCTTCAGCTTCAGCACCGATCAGCTGTTCTGGCTGGCGGCCTTGCCGGGGCTGTCGGGAGCGACCTTCCGGGTGTTTTACTCGTTCATGGTGCCGATCTTCGGTGGCCGGCGCTGGACGGCCCTGAGCACCGCCTCGCTGCTGGCGCCCGCACTGTGGATGGGTTTTGCCGTACAGGACCCGAACACCCCCTACAGCGTGTTCGTGATGATTGCCCTGCTGTGCGGCTTTGGTGGCGGCAACTTCGCCTCGAGCATGTCCAACATCAGCTTCTTCTACCCCAAGTCGCAGCAGGGCACCGCCCTGGGCCTGAACGCCGGGCTGGGTAACCTGGGCGTCTCGGTGATGCAGTTCTGCGTACCGCTGGTGATCACCTTCGGCCTGTTCGGCGCCCTCGGTGGCCAACCGCAAGTGCTGGCCGACGGTGGCCGGCTGTGGCTGCAGAACGCCGGTTTCATCTGGGTGCCGTTCATCCTCCTGGTCACCGTGCTGGCCTGGTTCGGCATGAACGACCTGTCCAGCGCCAAGGCCTCGTTCAGCGAGCAGGCGGTGATCTTCAAGCGCAAGCACAACTGGCTGATGTGCTGGTTGTACCTGGCCACCTTCGGCTCGTTCATCGGCTTCTCGGCGGCCTTTCCGCTGCTGATCAAGACCGCTTTCCCGCAGGTCAATGCCCTGACCTTTGCCTTCCTTGGCCCGTTGGTCGGTGCCCTGGTACGCCCACTGGGCGGCTGGCTGGCGGACAAGCTTGGCGGCGCGCGGGTGACCCTGTGGAACTTCGTGCTGATGATCGTCATGGTCTTCGGCGTGCTGGCTTTTATCCCGGCCCAGGGCGAGAGCGGCAACTTCTACGGCTTTCTCGGCATGTTCATGCTGCTGTTCATCACCACCGGCATCGGCAACGGTTCGACCTTTCGCATGATCCCGGTGATCTTCCGCACCCTGCACGAAAAAGCCGCCAGCGGCAAAGGCGCTGCCGCCCGCGAGCAGGCGCTCAAGGATGCCGGCAAGGAGTCGGCCGCAGTACTCGGCTTCAGCTCGGCCATGGGCGCGTTCGGCGCGTTCTTCATCCCCAAGACCTTCGGCAGCTCCATGGCCCTGACCGGTGGCCCGCAGATGGCCTTCTACATGTTCGTCGGCTTTTACCTGAGCTGCATCGTCGTGACCTGGTGGTGGTACGCGCGCAAAGGCGCCGCGACCCCCTGCTGA
- the narJ gene encoding nitrate reductase molybdenum cofactor assembly chaperone: MRILNVISLLLDYPSETLVAGRDELEQAIIQAREISPRQRGALFELLELICNNDLMDGQEHYGALFGRGRSLSLLLFEHVHGESRDRGQAMVDMLAQYEEAGFAIGVKELPDYIPLYLEYLSTREDLEAREGLADVAHLLALLAARLEERESAYASCFRALLQIAGAEPHQAVADLREQVAAEQRDDSLEALDKIWEEEAVDFLKAEQQERCSSLPSAPGKAREESAVPLHWVDFQHQGQAGAPATEVGNV; encoded by the coding sequence ATGCGCATTCTCAACGTGATTTCGCTGCTGCTCGATTACCCGAGCGAAACCCTGGTGGCCGGCCGCGACGAGCTGGAGCAGGCGATCATCCAGGCGCGGGAAATCAGCCCGCGCCAGCGCGGCGCGCTGTTCGAGCTGCTGGAGCTGATCTGCAACAACGACCTGATGGATGGCCAGGAGCATTACGGTGCGCTGTTCGGCCGTGGCCGTTCGCTTTCGCTGCTGCTGTTCGAACACGTGCATGGCGAGTCCCGCGACCGTGGCCAGGCCATGGTCGACATGCTGGCCCAGTATGAAGAGGCGGGCTTTGCCATCGGCGTCAAGGAGCTGCCGGACTACATCCCGCTGTACCTGGAATACCTCTCGACCCGCGAAGACCTCGAGGCCCGCGAGGGCCTGGCCGATGTCGCGCACCTGCTGGCGTTGCTTGCCGCCCGCCTGGAAGAGCGCGAGAGCGCCTACGCCAGTTGCTTCCGGGCACTGCTGCAGATCGCCGGCGCCGAACCGCACCAGGCGGTGGCCGACTTGCGCGAGCAAGTGGCGGCCGAGCAACGCGATGACTCCCTCGAAGCCCTGGACAAGATCTGGGAAGAGGAGGCGGTGGACTTTCTCAAGGCCGAGCAGCAGGAGCGTTGCAGTTCACTGCCCAGCGCCCCGGGCAAGGCCCGCGAAGAAAGCGCAGTACCGCTGCACTGGGTCGATTTTCAGCATCAAGGCCAGGCCGGCGCGCCGGCCACGGAGGTGGGCAATGTCTAA
- the narI gene encoding respiratory nitrate reductase subunit gamma, whose protein sequence is MSKWNLLLFGIYPYVALAICLLGSWARFDLSQYSWKAGSSQMLDRRGMRVASNFFHIGVLFVLAGHFVGLLTPASVYHHVISTEHKQLLAMVSGGFFGLLCLIGLIMLLHRRLTEPRVRATSSTSDILILLVLLAQLVLGLLTIVASTGHMDGSVMVMLADWAQNTVLLRPVQAAAAIAPVSLVYKLHVLLGLTLFVLFPFTRLVHIVSAPVWYLGRRYQIVRQKV, encoded by the coding sequence ATGTCTAAGTGGAACCTGTTGTTGTTCGGGATTTATCCTTACGTGGCCCTGGCCATCTGCTTGCTCGGCAGCTGGGCGCGCTTTGACCTGTCGCAGTACAGCTGGAAGGCCGGCTCAAGCCAGATGCTCGACAGGCGCGGCATGCGCGTGGCGAGCAATTTCTTCCACATCGGGGTTTTGTTCGTCCTGGCCGGGCATTTTGTCGGCCTGCTGACCCCGGCGTCGGTCTATCACCATGTGATCAGCACCGAGCACAAGCAACTGCTGGCGATGGTTTCGGGGGGCTTCTTCGGCCTGCTGTGCCTGATCGGCCTGATCATGCTGCTGCACCGGCGCCTGACCGAGCCACGGGTACGCGCCACCTCCAGCACCTCGGACATCCTCATCCTGCTGGTGCTGCTGGCGCAACTGGTACTGGGCCTGCTGACCATCGTTGCCTCCACCGGCCATATGGATGGCTCGGTGATGGTCATGCTCGCCGACTGGGCGCAGAACACCGTGCTGTTGCGCCCGGTGCAAGCGGCGGCGGCGATTGCCCCGGTGAGCCTGGTGTACAAGCTGCATGTGCTGCTGGGCCTGACCCTGTTCGTGCTGTTCCCCTTCACCCGCCTGGTGCACATCGTCAGCGCGCCGGTGTGGTACCTGGGGCGGCGTTATCAAATCGTTCGGCAGAAAGTCTGA
- a CDS encoding nitrate reductase subunit alpha — protein sequence MSHLLDQLRFFNRKQGEFADGHGETRKESRDWENVYRSRWQYDKIVRSTHGVNCTGSCSWKIYVKNGLITWETQQTDYPRTRNDLPNHEPRGCPRGASYSWYIYSANRLKYPKIRKPLLKLWREARQSMAPVEAWASIVENKAKADSYKSKRGMGGFIRSSWDEVTEIIAAANVYTIKQYGPDRVVGFSPIPAMSMVSYAAGARYLSLLGGTCLSFYDWYCDLPPASPMVWGEQTDVPESADWYNSNYIIAWGSNVPQTRTPDAHFFTEVRYKGTKTVAITPDYSEVAKLTDLWLNPKQGTDAALAQAFNHVIFKEFHLDQPSAYFTEYAKRYTDLPVLVLLKPMLGTAPGNGYQPDRFLRASDLAGNLGQDNNPEWKTIAVDAGGELVSPQGSIGYRWGEQGKWNILAREGGEGREIDLSLSLIGGDVAEVAFPYFAGESHEHFQHVAGDAVQYRRVPVRSLILADGSQVKVATVFDLSAANLAIDRGLGGANVARDYDDASVPGTPAWQEQITGVSREKAIQIAREFADNADKTRGRSMIIVGAAMNHWYHMDMNYRGLINMLMLCGCVGQTGGGWAHYVGQEKLRPQCGWLPLAFGLDWSRPPRQMNGTSFFYAHSSQWRHEKMSMHDVLSPLADKSQFPEHALDYNIRAERAGWLPSAPQLNTNPLHICRDAAAAGMAPKDYVVKGLHEGSLRFACEQPDNPVNFPRNMFIWRSNLLGSSGKGHEYMLKYLLGTRNGVMNEDIGQVGDCKPQEAEWVDEGAIGKLDLVTTLDFRMSSTCVYSDIVLPTATWYEKDDMNTSDMHPFIHPLSAAIDPAWESRSDWEIYKGIAKAFSAMAQGHLGIEQDLVTVPLMHDSVGELAQPFGGTDWKTAGVAPQPGKNAPNLQVVERDYPNIYKQFTSLGPLLEKLGNGGKGINWNTDTEVKFLGELNYREVEPGISQGRPKIDSAIDAAEVILSLAPETNGHVAVKAWAALSQFTGIDHSHLALSKAHEAIRFRDIQAQPRKIISSPTWSGLEDDHVSYNAGYTNVHENIPWRTITGRQQFYQDHPWMQAFGEQLMSYRPPVNTRTIAGVKDKRSNGETEIVLNWITPHQKWGIHSTYSDNLLMLTLSRGGPIVWLSEIDAKKAGIEDNDWIECFNANGALTARAVVSQRVKEGMVMMYHAQERIVNVPGAETTKTRGGHHNSVTRVVLKPTHMIGGYAQQAYGFNYYGTVGCNRDEFVVVRKMAKVDWLDGSRGDELPRPLPTDIE from the coding sequence ATGAGTCATTTACTGGATCAACTGCGGTTCTTCAACCGCAAGCAGGGCGAGTTCGCCGACGGTCATGGCGAAACCCGCAAAGAGTCGCGCGACTGGGAGAACGTCTACCGTTCGCGCTGGCAGTACGACAAGATCGTGCGCTCCACCCACGGGGTCAACTGCACCGGCTCCTGCTCGTGGAAAATCTACGTGAAGAACGGCCTGATCACCTGGGAAACCCAGCAGACCGACTATCCGCGCACCCGCAACGACCTGCCCAATCACGAGCCACGCGGTTGCCCGCGCGGGGCCAGCTACAGCTGGTACATCTACAGCGCCAACCGCCTGAAATACCCGAAGATCCGCAAGCCGCTGCTCAAACTGTGGCGCGAGGCGCGCCAGAGCATGGCGCCGGTGGAAGCCTGGGCGAGCATCGTCGAGAACAAGGCCAAGGCTGACTCGTACAAGAGCAAGCGCGGCATGGGCGGTTTCATTCGTTCGAGCTGGGATGAAGTCACCGAGATCATCGCCGCCGCCAACGTTTACACCATCAAGCAGTACGGCCCCGACCGGGTAGTGGGCTTCTCGCCGATCCCGGCGATGTCGATGGTCAGCTACGCCGCGGGCGCCCGCTACCTGTCGCTGCTGGGCGGCACCTGCCTGAGCTTCTACGACTGGTACTGCGACCTGCCGCCGGCATCCCCTATGGTCTGGGGCGAGCAGACCGATGTGCCGGAGTCGGCCGACTGGTACAACTCCAACTACATCATCGCCTGGGGCTCCAACGTTCCGCAGACCCGTACCCCCGACGCGCACTTCTTCACCGAGGTGCGCTACAAGGGCACCAAGACCGTGGCCATCACCCCCGACTATTCGGAAGTGGCCAAGCTCACCGACCTCTGGCTCAACCCCAAGCAGGGCACCGACGCGGCCCTGGCCCAGGCCTTCAACCATGTGATCTTCAAAGAGTTTCACCTGGACCAGCCCAGTGCCTACTTCACCGAGTACGCCAAGCGCTACACCGACCTGCCGGTGCTGGTGCTGCTCAAGCCGATGCTCGGCACCGCGCCGGGCAACGGTTACCAGCCGGACCGCTTCCTGCGCGCCTCGGACCTGGCCGGCAACCTTGGCCAGGACAACAACCCGGAATGGAAAACCATCGCTGTCGATGCCGGCGGCGAACTGGTCTCGCCCCAGGGCTCGATCGGTTATCGCTGGGGCGAGCAGGGCAAGTGGAACATCCTCGCCCGTGAAGGCGGCGAGGGCCGCGAGATCGACCTGAGCCTGAGCCTGATCGGTGGCGATGTCGCCGAGGTGGCCTTCCCGTATTTTGCCGGTGAAAGCCACGAGCACTTCCAGCACGTTGCCGGCGATGCCGTGCAGTACCGCCGCGTACCGGTGCGCAGCCTGATCCTGGCCGATGGCAGCCAGGTCAAGGTGGCCACGGTGTTCGACCTGTCGGCGGCCAATCTTGCCATCGACCGTGGCCTGGGTGGCGCCAACGTGGCCCGCGACTACGACGACGCCAGCGTGCCCGGCACCCCGGCCTGGCAGGAGCAGATCACCGGCGTCAGCCGCGAGAAAGCCATCCAGATCGCCCGCGAGTTTGCCGACAACGCCGACAAGACCCGTGGCCGCTCGATGATCATCGTTGGCGCGGCGATGAACCACTGGTACCACATGGACATGAACTACCGCGGGCTGATCAACATGCTCATGCTCTGCGGTTGCGTCGGCCAGACCGGCGGCGGCTGGGCCCACTACGTCGGCCAGGAGAAACTGCGCCCGCAATGCGGCTGGCTGCCCCTGGCCTTCGGCCTGGACTGGAGCCGGCCGCCACGGCAGATGAACGGCACCAGCTTCTTCTATGCCCACAGCTCGCAGTGGCGCCACGAGAAGATGAGCATGCACGACGTGCTCTCGCCCCTGGCCGACAAGAGCCAGTTCCCCGAACACGCGCTGGACTACAACATCCGCGCCGAACGCGCCGGCTGGTTGCCCAGCGCGCCGCAGCTCAACACCAACCCCTTGCACATCTGCCGTGATGCCGCTGCAGCCGGCATGGCGCCCAAGGACTACGTGGTCAAGGGCCTGCACGAAGGCAGCCTGCGCTTTGCCTGCGAGCAGCCGGACAACCCGGTGAACTTCCCGCGCAACATGTTCATCTGGCGCTCCAACCTGCTCGGTTCCTCCGGCAAGGGCCACGAGTACATGCTCAAGTACCTGCTCGGCACCCGCAACGGCGTGATGAACGAGGACATCGGCCAGGTCGGCGACTGCAAGCCGCAAGAGGCCGAATGGGTCGATGAGGGCGCCATCGGCAAGCTCGACCTGGTGACCACCCTGGATTTCCGCATGTCCTCGACCTGCGTGTATTCCGACATCGTCCTGCCGACCGCGACCTGGTACGAGAAGGACGACATGAACACCTCGGACATGCACCCCTTCATCCACCCGCTCTCGGCCGCCATCGACCCGGCCTGGGAGTCGCGTTCGGACTGGGAAATCTACAAGGGCATCGCCAAGGCCTTCTCGGCCATGGCCCAAGGGCACCTGGGCATCGAGCAGGACCTGGTCACCGTGCCGCTGATGCATGACAGCGTCGGTGAACTGGCCCAGCCGTTCGGCGGCACCGACTGGAAAACCGCAGGCGTTGCGCCGCAGCCGGGCAAGAACGCGCCGAACCTGCAGGTGGTCGAGCGCGACTATCCGAACATCTACAAGCAGTTCACCTCGCTGGGCCCGCTGCTGGAAAAACTCGGCAACGGTGGCAAGGGCATCAACTGGAACACCGACACCGAAGTGAAATTCCTCGGTGAGCTGAACTACCGCGAAGTCGAGCCGGGCATCAGCCAGGGCCGGCCGAAGATCGACAGCGCCATCGACGCCGCCGAGGTGATCCTCTCGCTGGCACCGGAAACCAACGGCCATGTGGCGGTCAAGGCCTGGGCGGCGCTGTCGCAGTTCACCGGCATCGACCACAGCCACCTGGCGTTGTCCAAGGCCCACGAAGCGATCCGCTTTCGCGATATCCAGGCGCAGCCGCGCAAGATCATCTCCAGCCCGACCTGGTCGGGGCTCGAAGATGACCACGTCAGCTACAACGCAGGCTACACCAACGTCCACGAGAACATCCCGTGGCGCACCATCACCGGCCGCCAGCAGTTCTACCAGGATCACCCGTGGATGCAGGCGTTCGGCGAGCAGTTGATGAGCTACCGGCCACCGGTCAACACCCGCACCATTGCCGGGGTTAAAGACAAGCGCAGCAACGGCGAGACCGAGATCGTCCTGAACTGGATCACCCCGCACCAGAAGTGGGGCATCCACAGCACCTACAGCGACAACCTGCTGATGCTCACCTTGAGCCGTGGCGGGCCGATCGTCTGGCTCTCGGAGATCGACGCGAAAAAGGCCGGCATCGAGGACAACGACTGGATCGAGTGCTTCAACGCCAACGGCGCGCTGACCGCCCGGGCGGTGGTCAGCCAACGAGTCAAGGAAGGCATGGTGATGATGTACCACGCCCAGGAACGGATCGTGAACGTGCCGGGCGCCGAAACCACCAAGACCCGCGGCGGCCACCACAACTCGGTTACCCGCGTGGTGCTCAAGCCGACCCACATGATCGGCGGCTACGCGCAGCAGGCCTACGGCTTCAACTATTACGGCACGGTCGGTTGCAACCGCGACGAATTCGTCGTGGTGCGCAAGATGGCCAAGGTCGACTGGCTCGACGGTTCGCGCGGCGATGAGCTGCCCCGTCCACTGCCGACCGACATCGAATAA
- the narH gene encoding nitrate reductase subunit beta, producing MKIRSQIGMVLNLDKCIGCHTCSITCKNVWTSREGMEYAWFNNVESKPGVGYPKEWENQDKWKGGWVRNANGSINPRIGGKFRVLANIFANPDLPSLDDYYEPFDFDYQHLHTAPLGEHQPTARPRSVVSGKRMEKIEWGPNWEEILGTEFAKRRKDKNFDQIQADIYGEYENTFMMYLPRLCEHCLNPACAASCPSGAIYKREEDGIVLIDQEKCRGWRMCISGCPYKKIYFNWKSGKSEKCIFCYPRIEAGMPTVCAETCVGRIRYLGVLLYDADRIAEVASTANEHDLYEKQLEIFLDPNDPAVIRQALEDGVPQSVIDAAQRSPVYKMAVDWKLALPLHPEYRTLPMVWYVPPLSPIQNAAAAGTVGMNGVIPDVDSLRIPLRYLANLLTAGDEKPVKRALKRLLAMRAYKRAEQVEGVQDLKVLGDVGLSVNQVEEMYRYLAIANYEDRYVVPSAHREEAMSDAFAERAGCGFSFGSGCSGSSDTNMFGAKKANRRDILKTVQLWEE from the coding sequence ATGAAGATCCGTTCACAAATTGGCATGGTCCTGAACCTGGACAAATGCATCGGTTGCCACACCTGCTCGATCACCTGCAAGAACGTCTGGACCAGCCGTGAAGGCATGGAGTACGCCTGGTTCAACAACGTTGAATCCAAGCCTGGGGTCGGCTACCCGAAAGAGTGGGAAAACCAGGACAAATGGAAGGGCGGCTGGGTGCGCAACGCCAACGGCTCGATCAACCCGCGCATCGGCGGCAAGTTCCGGGTGCTGGCGAACATCTTCGCCAACCCCGACCTGCCAAGCCTGGACGACTACTACGAGCCGTTCGACTTCGATTACCAGCACCTGCACACCGCGCCCCTGGGTGAGCACCAGCCCACCGCACGGCCGCGCTCGGTGGTGTCGGGCAAGCGCATGGAAAAGATCGAATGGGGCCCGAACTGGGAAGAAATCCTGGGTACCGAGTTCGCCAAGCGGCGCAAGGACAAGAACTTCGACCAGATCCAGGCCGACATCTACGGTGAGTACGAAAACACCTTCATGATGTACCTGCCGCGCCTGTGCGAGCACTGCCTGAACCCGGCGTGCGCGGCGTCCTGCCCAAGCGGGGCGATCTACAAGCGCGAAGAGGACGGCATCGTTCTCATCGACCAGGAAAAATGCCGCGGCTGGCGCATGTGCATCAGCGGCTGCCCGTACAAGAAGATCTACTTCAACTGGAAGAGCGGTAAATCCGAGAAATGCATCTTCTGCTACCCGCGCATCGAAGCCGGCATGCCCACCGTCTGCGCCGAAACCTGCGTGGGCCGCATCCGTTACCTGGGCGTGCTGCTGTATGACGCCGACCGCATCGCCGAGGTGGCCAGCACCGCCAACGAGCACGACCTGTATGAAAAACAGCTGGAGATCTTCCTCGACCCCAACGACCCGGCGGTGATCCGCCAGGCCCTGGAAGACGGCGTGCCGCAGTCGGTGATCGACGCCGCGCAACGCTCGCCGGTGTACAAGATGGCCGTCGACTGGAAGCTGGCACTGCCGCTGCACCCTGAATACCGCACCTTGCCGATGGTCTGGTACGTGCCGCCGCTGTCACCGATCCAGAACGCTGCAGCCGCCGGTACCGTGGGCATGAACGGGGTGATTCCGGATGTCGACAGCCTGCGCATTCCGCTGCGTTACCTGGCCAACCTGCTCACTGCCGGTGACGAAAAACCGGTCAAACGTGCGCTCAAGCGCCTGCTGGCCATGCGCGCCTACAAACGCGCCGAGCAGGTCGAAGGCGTCCAGGACCTCAAGGTGCTTGGCGACGTCGGCTTGAGCGTGAACCAGGTCGAGGAGATGTACCGCTACCTGGCCATCGCCAACTACGAAGACCGCTATGTGGTACCCAGCGCCCACCGCGAAGAAGCCATGAGCGATGCCTTTGCCGAGCGCGCAGGTTGCGGCTTCAGCTTCGGCAGCGGTTGCAGCGGCAGCTCCGATACCAACATGTTCGGGGCAAAGAAAGCCAACCGCCGCGACATCCTCAAAACCGTACAGCTGTGGGAGGAATGA
- the moaA gene encoding GTP 3',8-cyclase MoaA, with the protein MSTVMQDGFGRQIDYLRMSVTDRCDFRCVYCMAKHMTFLPRQQVLTLEELRRLATLFVGQGVRKIRLTGGEPLIRPGIVELCRDIAALPGLRELVMTSNGSQLQRLARPLVEAGVKRINISLDSLDPERFRAITRNGELDQVLRGIEAARDAGFEGVKLNCVVMQGRNFDEVPALLQYAIEQGIDITFIEEMPLGEVGRSRGESFCSSDQVRALIASRHALLDSAEHSGGPARYMRLARHPATRIGFISPNSHNFCATCNRVRMTVEGRLLLCLGQEDSLDLRGLLRRYPLDDQPIIHALQQALRRKPLRHDFNPQGEVQILRFMNMSGG; encoded by the coding sequence ATGAGCACTGTGATGCAGGACGGCTTCGGGCGGCAGATCGATTACTTGCGCATGTCGGTGACCGATCGCTGTGATTTTCGTTGTGTGTACTGCATGGCCAAGCACATGACCTTCTTGCCGCGCCAGCAGGTGCTGACCCTGGAGGAGTTGCGACGCCTGGCCACGCTGTTCGTCGGCCAGGGCGTGCGCAAGATCCGCCTGACCGGTGGCGAGCCGTTGATTCGCCCCGGCATCGTCGAGCTGTGCCGTGACATTGCCGCCTTGCCGGGCCTGCGTGAACTGGTGATGACCAGCAACGGCTCGCAACTGCAGCGTTTGGCCCGGCCGCTGGTAGAGGCCGGGGTCAAGCGCATCAACATCAGCCTCGACAGCCTGGACCCCGAGCGCTTCCGGGCGATTACCCGCAATGGTGAGCTTGATCAGGTACTGCGCGGCATCGAGGCGGCGCGTGATGCCGGTTTCGAAGGGGTCAAGCTCAACTGCGTGGTGATGCAGGGGCGCAACTTCGATGAAGTGCCGGCGCTGTTGCAGTACGCCATCGAACAAGGCATCGACATCACCTTCATCGAAGAAATGCCCTTGGGTGAAGTGGGCCGTTCGCGCGGTGAGTCGTTCTGCAGCAGTGACCAGGTACGGGCGCTGATTGCCAGCCGCCATGCCTTGCTCGACAGCGCCGAGCACAGCGGCGGCCCGGCGCGCTACATGCGCCTGGCCCGCCACCCGGCGACCCGCATCGGTTTCATCTCGCCCAACAGCCACAACTTCTGCGCCACTTGCAACCGGGTGCGGATGACCGTGGAAGGGCGCTTGTTGCTGTGCCTGGGGCAGGAGGACTCGCTGGATCTGCGCGGTTTGTTAAGGCGTTATCCGCTGGATGACCAACCGATCATCCATGCCCTGCAACAAGCGTTGCGGCGCAAGCCCTTGCGCCATGATTTCAATCCGCAGGGGGAGGTGCAGATCTTGCGCTTCATGAACATGAGTGGGGGGTGA